The stretch of DNA agataaaattatgttagtttgtgaatttaactttataaaattttatttatttatttattgccgTTGCAGATATACATGTTATTGTTACGACAATGGACCGGATTTCTTTGTGTATGGATTTCCACTCCAACTAGGAAGGATATAACTCGATTTCatgaattattgatttgttGCAAAATGTCAGCTTGGGTTAAAAGAGGCTGGAATTAATCGATGTTGAAAAAGCGAGAAGCATCCCATATATCTCTGGATCGTTTTTCAACTACtacacttaaaagaaaaaactcaaaagcGAGTTCTAGATGTAATTTTTCCTCCCTCtcattttctccttatttcATTCACCCATATTAtctattaagatttttttctattagttttttttactttattaaaaatcgaaaaaaatagatttacagTTTTCTGACAACTCCTAAAAGACAAGCATGGCAAAAACAAATTCACAGGTAAAAAATCGTTTGGAGGAAAGTGGTGGTTTTGCAAAAATTATCGTGCATGGTTCTCACGCACTTACAGCTCTTCTCGACACACGCACCAAATCACCGAACTCGCCACCACCAGACCTTTCAAATATGACATTTATGTTTGAAAAGAGACAAGTATGTTGCCTTCGCAAGCCGTCAAAGATTTCAAAGTCTACTGAAGTTAATCCAAACTGTAATccattatttttacatatatcttattgatttccttttttgtttccttattgttaataaataaaaaaaaaaagttcgtcTCTTGGACGTTTATCTATAGAGGTTGAGtcctttttttctataaatggTGAGATTGAATCTCTGTTTAGTAAGGATGCTACTCGCATGGTGCGAGACAGGGGCACCCCTCCCCGCCCCCTGCCCCGGTAGCAAGGGTTGGTTTGAAACCGTGCCCCGCCTTGCCTCGCCCCCCGCTCAACCCTGTGATTCACtgggtttataattttttttttgggtctaaaattttttaagactaaattataatataatataattataaattttatttaaaaaaatataaactcattataattgtattttggattgtcttgacctcctagctcaatctttatataggaagtcaaaacaatacaatagtcatttttaagtaatgtgagactTACTTAAGAATGACTATTATATTGTCTTCGTCttctatataaaggttggcctaagAGGTCAAGGCAATTCATTAActtgaattcaaatttttaataaattgtatatatttatatacaatatatatttataaaaattatttataaaaatataaaaaaaataatatttttattataaatttgggAGTATGCAGAGCGAGACCCCGCTAGAGTCAGCCCGCCCCTTGCCCCTGCTAGGGGTCCTTCATGCCGGGCTGGGGCCCCACCCCTGCATGGGTGATGCGGGGTAGCCCGCCTGCCCATGTGGGGACGGAGGCGGGAGGCAGGCCCCCGTTGCTCACCTCTACTGTTTAGATAGAGAGTGTTATTTCTTGAACATTTGTCTGTAAAGAATATCAGCAATAGTAAAGATCAAACTAGtcacaaaatgaaataatatactggtggagctccaaatgtattattttgatttataatattatgtttGATATGAAGACATCTCAAAATGTATTCGGTCATGGATATAAGTTTatctgatgaatgaatgatgaaaatttctcttaaaaaaaaaaagagagagagaagtaccCTATGGATATTTTtctaagaagaaaatgaaaaaagaaaacaaagcatTGTCACCAAACTATATCGAAGTTGTCACTTAACATCAATTTGAAATATAGGCTACAGTTTATTCGTTCTTAAGACATGACCATTAAGATGGATAAATAAAGACTATATATAGATTGCAAATTTTAAACTCGTGTGTTGCAAAAATGgtagttttgtttttaaaacagatttttattattattattattaaaaaaaatgtgttagtTCATGGGAGCTAGCTCTACTAATGTGGATGGGGAAGTGCTGCCGCTCGTTATCCTTCCACCGTTGAGAATGGGAGGTTTTCGTTCCTCCGTGAAACCAGCCTCACACGTTGACCCACTCCTCTCTAAAGAGAGAGACCTGGCCCACTCCAGGGCCTTCGCTCAAGCCACAGCTTGGACAATACGTATCAGTTGCGTGACGACCGTCCGTTAAAAAACGGGACCCACTGACATTTAGCCCGGTTTGGATACATAGTTCAGATGggattagatgagatgtttcTAAAAGTTccatttagatttaaaaaatattttattttatttcatctcattattacaacattttcaaattttcacacaaaatataataaacaatttaactttttcaaatttcaattcaactttttcaaatctcaaaacaataataatgttaaaaaataatattctaacaatatttttttttaactttttatctttcatttaaaattatatcatctcatctctaaattcaaatcagcctagatgagatgaaataatatgtaagataaaggaaaatactaaaaCCACAATTGGGAATTCTGGATTGGGATTCGAactggctttttttttttttttttacttaatgattacgtaaatatttttttattgatgttgtgattttttttaaaaatatatttaaaaatgataacaaaaatgaattgaaaaaaaaagcaaaaaacaaacacaaaaatacaCACTGGACGGATCCCTCATGTGTGGGTGTGGTAGCACTCTTTCATACAGGGGTAGGTCTCACCAATAATTAAGcaataattatgaatatattaataaaaaataatatttatgagtaattaaaaaatctatcgtaaataaatttaaatttcaaaatatattagaaagttGTTGGTCGAAATTACTctataattctaaaaaataatttcttttttaaaagatattattcttaaagatattattattctaaaaaataatttaaatcccaaaatatgtTAAGAAATTGTTggcataaatttataatttttcttttttaaaagatatttttatctatttatttttctagatataagaaatttgtcattttttattctaattataaattataataatttttattattgtaataaataagtatatgaattatgtgtagatttgtttaaaataatttattaatttcgaattttctaataaaaccCCAAAATGCACTTCTATTCAATactcacaaaattatcaatttctttgtgaaaatatattattctaataataacttattgattattctattttaatcacaaaggaattttttttattgtgtagattttttttactgtttatttcATAAAGTAATGAGATGGATTTGAAAACTTAGAGATAAAATAGAGATGAAATAGATATGTGAAATTAATGgttaagatatataaaattatctcaaccgTACAGACTTAGATAGTTTCATTTTATCTGGCAAATCAAACCGGGCTTACTctctattttttagaaaatgatttatacacaatattttacacTATTCTCCTCATTTctacatgaaaaatgatatatatatatatatgtgttttaaattatggatatttttgtataagtaagatcattttataaaaatacccttaTCTTACAATATTGTTAtgatatatattgtgaaaatgCGTTGCATGTAACTTTTCCGACTTTATTTTCCCCTTTCTGAATAAGGGCTTGCTTTAGGCCCAGCACATGTACTCGTGCACAAGGCGTAGCAAATCCCATGGAAATCAGTCTCTCtgtttttagaatataaacaaTACCTACCATTCTTTAtgaactaattattttttaattaaatactttaaatttcaattttaaataaaattagaatcatttaattaaaaagaaataacgaCTATAACCTGCAAGAACATTGGCAATGATTTATCTATATACAAATGCAAACACATATTTGCATAACTAGACCATTAAATTGACTACATTGAATTAtacatatgaaaatatttccatAGCTATAAACAGTATCAATACATCTTTGGAGATGCACTATTCACTCCTAAAAtgctattttattaattttttctctcctcccactctctctcacaaccCTTTTCTCTTCTCCCTCCCTCACCAACACAACAGAACTTTCACCATcaacttcatcttcattttattattataatatcttatatattttttattattttattatattttaatataatatataaaaaaatatttttttatgtattattaatgCCAAATATATGTAGTgggtgctaattgtaaaatatataaaaaaaattaattttaggaaacaaattaatattttattattattttgactcaaaGATGGATAATCCAACgtaagaatttttcttgaatggCAAAGACAATCtccaaaacatgtgattttgtatttgcatatagagaaaccaatactaatgcttTAAGCTGGAGGCGACTCACAAGGTTTGGTGCGTGGACATATTTTGGCAAACAATGGCAGATGAAAATCTCATAGGCTCATACAATTGTGGGAAAGCTCAGATAGAAGCAAACGAAGCATTCTAGTTCTAGTTCTAGTCCCCGAACTTCCTCAGTTTATTTTAGGGCACACCGACAAAAGCCACATGCATCAAACGATTTTAACTGTTTCGTTTAGCACAAAGTATCATCTGACGCAacttctcaaaaaaataatttagtagAGTATATAAAGATTACAGAAAGACATCAAATCTAGCCCAGCTCCAGCAAATTCAATTCACATTGAGGTTATTGGATCTTAACGCAGTTACTTTAATCAGGAAACATCCTCTCAAGGGTGTGATGGAATAACCTTTCCAGAGCATGTCCCAAAACCAACTTTGTAACCATTCCCCTGGCAATGATGTCAAGTTCAAGCATTTAGTTCTATAAATTTTGAACTCTAAGATGCAGTAAGGAAGCATCAAACACAATGCTGACatctgattttatttatttatttattagtaccGGGTGTCGAGGAACGTCCTGACTAATCCCGAGAGTGCAAAGGCCCTcaacaaggagtttcccgcaaatgcacctcgggtaattcaaagGGAAAATCCCTCAGCCCAATGGCTcctagagattatttgcacccaagggaattagaaccttagacctggggagagcatacccccaagcccaaaaCCTTTACCACTTGGCCAATCCCTAAGGGTTGCTGACGGCTGAAATTGAAGTTCCTTTCACATgatacatattaaatatttacaCTGAGAAAATATCCTGAAATTTGATGGAAGATCCATGCATGAGTTCCTATGGTTATGATAGTGAAAATATGACAAGGGAGTTGAGAGGGGAGAGAAGTTGTAAGGGTAAGAACCTTGCAAAAACCAGTAAAAATGACTTCATCTCCATCTTCTAGGAACGTTCGGGGCGTCCCATTTAAGGATAGTGGTTTCTGTCCATTCCACGTCAACTCTAGCAAGCATCCAAGAGCTTCTGGCTCCTGTTGGGAAACACAATTGATGGCTAAATTTAAACTGCCCGATTCGAGTATTACAGGCTTCGAACCTTAGTTACATGGTTTTTTTTCAGTTGTGCAGTTATTTGACTACAACTAAACAGAATTCCAAGGCATGACCTtatgaatttcaaaaaataaaaactaaaagaaaagaagaaaccatACAGGTCCACTGATTGTCCCAGTTCCAAGGAGATCACCAGGCCTCAAGTTGCAACCGTTAATGGTGTGGTGGGCAAGCTGTTGAGTCAATGTCCAATATCTGCAATACAAGTAAAAGAAATTCAAGATGCATAACAGAAGCACCACATAGTATACACAAATGGataataatgaaatagattTTTATACCAGagtttcagatattttttttacttgcataTAGAATACCAGAAATGAAACAGATATTAAACCTTTCTATTTAGTGGGAAGTTGTAAACATTCCTCTAAAGTAAGAGGGGATGAATGTAATGGAACTTACAGATTGTTGAAATTACTTCTTGTGACCACACTTGAATCTTTGTGTCCAGCAGGTTTAATTTGAACCTTCCAGCAAGAGGGCAATTTCATCATTATCATGATGATGCAATAATTTTTGTACCATATTAAGCCTTAAAAAACACATTTCCATATGACATACAAAGAAGATTACAGCAAATTGATCACTTAAAACAGGGGACACTATATCAAGAATTAGAAAGGAAGATAATCTACAAAACAAGACCATTGAAGTATACTTGTAGAAAAAAGCAGCTAGATACTACCTCTAATGCAATGTCATAGTTCTTCGATATTTTCTCAGCCAGATATGGCAACGGAGGAGGGTCCTGCAATTTAAAGAACATATCGTATAGCATGTTGTCACACCTCTTTCATGCAAAAAATTGggggaaaatataataaaatgaaaactttCATGTTATAAATGATAGATAGGAGCTACCTGTCTGGGAGCATCACAAGCAAAAGGTTCGAGAGCATCTAGTGTTACAATCCAAGGGGATATTGTAGTACCTAAGGAGATATGTAAGACAAAGTAACTTCAGTTCTCTGTAGGCTAACATATCACTTTAAGCAATGTACATGTGCAAAATGCAATCCTAAGTGCATATATTTTGAACTTCAAGTGTGCCCAATGGAATTCGAAAAATGTAGCAATAGAATTTAATCCTTTTACCAAAACTCTTTCCAAGAAAAGGACCGAGAGGCACATATTCCCATGCCTGAATGTCTCTAGCTGTCAAAAACAACTTCTTATCAATATAGcatcaaatattaaatgaaCAATAACAGTAAAATGAAGCACCAGAAAGTATTAGTACCACTCCAGTCATTCATCAACACAAGTCCAAATATATGATCTGCCGCCTCATTAACATCAATAGGTTTTCCTAATTCGTTTCCAGGACCAACAAATGCAGCCTGCAAGAAACAAAGGAACCTGAAATTAGTTGCAATGCTGAAGTACAAGGAGGCTATTAGCAAATCCAAAACTGAAGGGCCAAAAAAAAGCAAAActacaaatgaaaagaaagaagcataaccaaaatgaaaaatggatggatattagtttaattttatattctaaaatcatAGTTACATGTTCATATGATTATGGGTTATGGGGAAATATATGACCAGGTGAGTGTCTATAAAAGGCTAACCATTTCAAGCTCAAAGTCTAGCTTCAATGATGGTCCAAAATATGGTGGAGAGTTGCCAGTCGGTTGGCCTTGACCTCTGgaagaaatcaaattttaaactgTATGAGATAAAATTCAGATAAATATGATATGGGGGAATAATGTCACTCTTAAATCTATCCAACCCAAATTGGTGGGCTAAGGAAccaaattcatcattataataagaaatgGATGTAATTCCATCCAAGATTTGGTCAATTAGCCCACTACATTGAGTTATCAAAAAAACAATTAGCCCACTACATTGAGGAAAGATACAATGTGTGCAAAACCAAAATATCCAGGGAATCATAAGTAGATCAATAAGGTGCACTTGAAGTAAAAGTTCTGCCTGACACTATTGATCTCATTAAGCATGAGAAAAACATGCATATGCATGCAAATGAAACTGCATATAAACCAAAAGACACACAAAACACCTATTAGATGCATACATGCTCACTGTTTCACATATTCACTCACTTAGAGATGCACACGCACACACATGCATATGTTCATTTAATGCCTGCTATAGATGTATAAATGCAATATCATTGTTGTAAGATATTCCAAAACCACCCATTTGCTCATTCTTTGTATATGTTAGTttattcttcatatttttttaaaagttacaTTTGTTGCTCACTTTATGTTATTGCCAAACAACAACAAAGATGAtaatgatttaaaatttataatctcaAACCTTGGTCGAACAATGTCTGTTCCTGACATAACAATAGACGATGCTCGCCCATGATACGCAATGGGAAGGTGGAACCTGGAAATCAAATGACACTTTCTCagcataaaaaaacaaaaaagaggggGTATAGGTCATAAAATACCATGGCCAAGGTACCAGTTTGGGGGAATCGCGTTCTGTGGCCCACGAAATATGGTCCCACAATTCTTCGCATGATGCATAGATGAAAAGAAGTCTGTGTAATCCCCTATTGCAACAGGAAGAAGCATCTCTGCCTTGTCCTAAAAATTTGGCCATGAGATTAACATTGGAAATGCAAACATCTATAGATTGACTACTTATTCAGGTCTATACAAATGTATTACCAATGGCACCAGAGACTTCTGCCTTAAAGCTCCATTGTCACGCAATGCTGGTTCAGTTGCTGCATCAGAGGGTAGTGAACTTttcaatatttcatttaaatttgaCTCAGCGTGAGCTTGCTTATTGCTACGACATAAACAAGCTAAATACTGTATTATTGTATGGccaaataattacaatttgcAAAACTCGGAGTTTTTCCGCTAGGACCACTACAAGTTCAGGAAgtggaaattaaattaaagaccAATTGAACTGATAGTTAGCATACATGACAATAGCCTTTGAAGTGTAGCACGTGCTTCCTTCCAAGCAGGGCGTCCCATAGCCAGGAACTTGTTTAAATTA from Juglans regia cultivar Chandler chromosome 4, Walnut 2.0, whole genome shotgun sequence encodes:
- the LOC108996262 gene encoding fumarylacetoacetase, with amino-acid sequence MAPKSFIEVHPDSHFPIQNLPYGVFRPEPGSVPRPGVAIGDYVLDLSAIASSGLFDGPILKNSDCFSQPNLNKFLAMGRPAWKEARATLQRLLSSTEPALRDNGALRQKSLVPLDKAEMLLPVAIGDYTDFFSSMHHAKNCGTIFRGPQNAIPPNWFHLPIAYHGRASSIVMSGTDIVRPRGQGQPTGNSPPYFGPSLKLDFELEMAAFVGPGNELGKPIDVNEAADHIFGLVLMNDWSARDIQAWEYVPLGPFLGKSFGTTISPWIVTLDALEPFACDAPRQDPPPLPYLAEKISKNYDIALEVQIKPAGHKDSSVVTRSNFNNLYWTLTQQLAHHTINGCNLRPGDLLGTGTISGPEPEALGCLLELTWNGQKPLSLNGTPRTFLEDGDEVIFTGFCKGNGYKVGFGTCSGKVIPSHP